CAGACCGGCTTCAAGATCGGCGAGCGGATCCTGCGTCCGGCCCTGGTCGGCGTCGCCAAGCAGGCCGAGGCCGACAAGGAAAAGAAAAACAAGAAGAAATAACCGGTCCGGAAGTGGCTGAAGGGTTCAGGTGAACCCGTGTTGCTATGACGGCAAATTCACTCTGCGCAGTGTGAGGTTCAGCCGGCCACCGCCGTTCAGCAATGTCGATGTGGCAGGTAACACCCTGTCCACGCCATGAAAATTCATCCGGGCGGGTCCGCCCATCACCAGCACATCTCCCGAGTGCAGTTTGATCGAGCGCGTCGGGTCTTTCCGCGAATTACCGCCGATTCTGAACACCGCCGTGTCGCCCAGTGAAACCGACACGACCGGTGCCTCGAAGTCCATTTCGTCCCTGTCCTGATGCATCCCCATGCGCGCCTTGCCGGTGTAATGGTTTACGAGGCAGGCTTCCGGCGGATGCGGGTAGTGCGCCAGGGTTTTCCACATATCCAGCAATTGTGCCGGTATGGCCGGCCACGGCTTGCCGGTTTCGGGATGGCAGGGCTGGTATCGATAGCCTGCCTTGTCGGTTACCCAGCCCAATGGGCCGAAATTTGTCATGCGAACCGACATCGGCTTGCCGGTGCGCGGCATCGCCGGTGTATAAAACGGGCACTCTGCAACCAACCCGCGCAGGGACGAAATCAGCTCTGTTTGCGCGCTCCGGTCGAGATAATCCGGGTATATCTGAAACCCATCTATTTGCATCTTGTTACAACATCGTCTTGATGACTGCGCCAAGCCTCACTATATAGCGTTTCGAACGCCGAACGTAACGCCGTGATTGCCGCAAGGCTGGCGACGTCCGGAAAGTCAGGAGCAACTGGAGTCTGTTACCGGCGCGACCGGATACCCATGCGCCGATTATAAAGGGCATGGCAACAGACGGCCTAATGGAGGGCATAATGGGTAAGGTAATCGGAATTGACCTTGGAACCACAAATTCGTGTGTTGCGGTCATGGAGGGCGGAAGCCCGAAAGTAGTAGAAAATGCAGAAGGTGCGCGTACCACACCTTCCATCGTTGCCTTCACTGGTGATGACGAGACGCTTGTAGGCCAGCCGGCCAAGCGCCAGGGTGTTACAAACCCGGAAAATACATTCTTCGCCATCAAGCGCCTGATCGGACGGCGCATGGATGACCCGATGGTCGAAAAGGACAAGAAGCTGGTTCCCTACAGCATCGTCAAGGCTGACAATGGCGATGCGTGGGTTGAGTCCCTGGGCAAGAAATTCGCACCCTCGCAGATTTCCGCCATGACGCTTCAGAAAATGAAGGAAACCGCTGAGCGCCATCTGGGCGAAAGCGTTACCCAGGCCGTTATCACGTGCCCTGCCTACTTCAATGACAGCCAGCGCCAGGCCACGAAGGATGCCGGCAAGATCGCCGGGCTTGAAGTCCTGCGCATCATCAACGAGCCGACCGCTGCAGCACTTGCTTACGGTCTCGACAAAAAAGATGCCGGCATCATTGCCGTGTATGACCTTGGCGGCGGCACGTTCGACGTATCCATCCTGGAAATCGGTGACGGCGTGTTCGAGGTAAAGTCCACCAATGGTGACACATTCCTTGGCGGTGAAGACTTTGACATGCGCATCGTCGACTACCTCGCCGACGAATTCAAAAAAGAAAACAGCATTGATCTGCGCTCCGACAAGCTGGCGCTCCAGCGTCTGAAGGA
Above is a window of Anderseniella sp. Alg231-50 DNA encoding:
- a CDS encoding alpha-ketoglutarate-dependent dioxygenase AlkB, producing MQIDGFQIYPDYLDRSAQTELISSLRGLVAECPFYTPAMPRTGKPMSVRMTNFGPLGWVTDKAGYRYQPCHPETGKPWPAIPAQLLDMWKTLAHYPHPPEACLVNHYTGKARMGMHQDRDEMDFEAPVVSVSLGDTAVFRIGGNSRKDPTRSIKLHSGDVLVMGGPARMNFHGVDRVLPATSTLLNGGGRLNLTLRRVNLPS